The Coleofasciculus sp. FACHB-T130 genome has a segment encoding these proteins:
- a CDS encoding ABC transporter permease, giving the protein MNWWQKLKNNPLARFGALILLIFYLSVIAADFVAPYRPCDSYDLSQGLCDVQPNTSLLPPTQIYWRNREGQFIGPHVYPTTQGPTDLETGDRKVIVEFQQPSPVRLFVRGPKYQLFQLRLPLPPKFDEVEILSGIPFNWHLFGTLGEGKLNLLGTDEQGRDQFSRLLHGGRISLSIGLVGIAISFPLGLLVGGISGFFGGTTDSILMRFVEVLMTIPSLYLLVALAAVLPSGLTSAQRFLLIVLITSFVGWAGLARVIRGQVLSIKEREFVQAARAMGAKPLYIIIRHVLPQTATYVIISATLAIPGFIVAESVLSLIGLGIQQPDPSWGNMLSLATNASILVLQPWLIWPPALLIILTVLAFNLLGDGLRDALDPRSLRR; this is encoded by the coding sequence ATGAACTGGTGGCAAAAGCTTAAAAACAATCCCTTAGCTCGTTTTGGCGCTTTAATCCTGTTAATTTTTTACCTTAGCGTTATTGCAGCTGATTTTGTTGCGCCTTATCGTCCATGTGACTCTTATGACCTGTCTCAAGGACTGTGTGATGTACAGCCAAATACGTCACTTTTGCCACCAACTCAGATTTACTGGCGCAACCGTGAGGGACAATTTATTGGGCCGCACGTTTACCCGACGACTCAGGGGCCGACAGATTTAGAGACGGGCGATCGCAAAGTGATTGTAGAGTTCCAACAACCTTCACCTGTTCGCCTGTTTGTCCGGGGACCGAAATACCAACTATTTCAGCTTCGCCTACCGCTGCCACCCAAATTTGATGAGGTGGAAATTCTTAGCGGTATTCCCTTTAATTGGCATCTCTTCGGCACCCTTGGGGAAGGCAAACTGAATTTGTTAGGCACCGATGAACAGGGGCGCGACCAGTTCAGCCGTCTACTGCACGGGGGCAGAATCAGCCTCAGCATTGGTCTAGTGGGAATTGCCATATCTTTCCCCCTAGGTTTGTTGGTTGGAGGGATTTCTGGCTTTTTCGGAGGCACAACTGACAGCATCTTAATGCGCTTTGTGGAAGTGCTGATGACAATTCCCAGCCTTTATCTGTTGGTTGCCCTTGCCGCAGTGCTACCGTCAGGACTAACGAGTGCCCAGCGATTCTTATTAATTGTCCTGATTACCTCATTCGTCGGCTGGGCTGGGTTAGCACGGGTGATTCGGGGACAGGTGCTGTCCATTAAAGAGCGGGAATTTGTGCAAGCAGCACGCGCAATGGGTGCAAAACCGCTGTACATTATCATTCGTCATGTGTTGCCGCAAACTGCTACCTACGTGATTATCTCGGCAACTTTGGCAATCCCTGGTTTTATCGTCGCGGAATCAGTGCTGAGTTTGATTGGGCTAGGAATTCAGCAGCCAGATCCGTCTTGGGGGAATATGCTATCGCTAGCAACAAATGCATCAATTTTGGTGTTACAACCTTGGTTGATCTGGCCTCCAGCGCTATTGATTATCCTCACTGTATTAGCATTTAACTTGCTAGGCGATGGGCTGCGGGATGCCCTCGATCCCCGGAGTTTGCGGCGGTAA
- a CDS encoding phosphoglucomutase/phosphomannomutase family protein yields MSAASSSNKIKFGTDGWRGIIADDFTFANVCKVTRAIASYLENAYSKDRPVLVAYDTRFLADQFARTAAEVLADAGWTVKIVDRDCPTPVIAYNAKLLNSAGALMFTASHNPAPYCGIKYIPDYAGPATPEITDTIVANIEGATDEPPSGNNANKISTFDPKPDYLQFIYTLLDVERIKSAGLKVKYDALYSTSRGYLDTVLERCGCDTEAFHTYRDVLFGGGMPEPKGEELIGLVEAVKKDGADLGLATDGDSDRFGIVDEQGNVLTPNTVLLLLARHLVKNKGKTGAIVRTVATTHLLDNLAAKYGLEIYETAVGFKYIGEKMRETQVLIGGEESGGLSIIGHIPEKDGILADMLVAEAIAYEGKPLSQLVEEVIAEADGPLYNKRLDLHLNDAHKAAVINDFTKNPPAEVAGIKVKEVGRKDGIKLYLEEGSWILLRPSGTEPLMRVYLETNTPEKMTQIAQQMEQTINQLEPVIV; encoded by the coding sequence ATGAGCGCAGCCAGCAGTTCAAACAAGATCAAATTTGGTACCGATGGATGGCGGGGGATTATCGCCGATGACTTTACCTTCGCCAATGTGTGTAAAGTTACGCGGGCGATCGCGAGTTATCTCGAAAACGCCTATTCCAAAGACCGTCCCGTCTTAGTAGCTTACGATACCCGTTTTTTAGCCGACCAATTCGCCCGGACTGCCGCCGAAGTTTTGGCAGACGCTGGGTGGACGGTGAAAATTGTCGATCGAGATTGCCCGACGCCAGTTATTGCTTACAACGCTAAGCTTCTCAACTCTGCTGGGGCACTGATGTTCACCGCCAGTCATAACCCAGCTCCCTATTGCGGCATCAAATACATCCCCGATTACGCTGGTCCGGCTACACCGGAAATTACGGATACAATTGTAGCAAATATTGAAGGCGCTACGGATGAGCCGCCGAGTGGCAACAATGCCAACAAGATTTCTACCTTTGATCCCAAGCCAGATTATCTCCAGTTTATTTACACCCTGCTGGATGTAGAGCGAATTAAGAGCGCAGGGCTAAAGGTGAAGTACGACGCCCTCTACTCCACTTCTCGTGGCTACCTGGATACCGTCTTGGAGCGCTGTGGTTGCGATACAGAGGCATTCCACACCTATCGCGATGTTCTCTTTGGCGGTGGAATGCCAGAACCGAAAGGAGAGGAATTGATTGGACTCGTCGAAGCGGTGAAAAAAGACGGGGCAGATTTAGGTTTGGCGACGGATGGAGATAGCGATCGCTTCGGCATTGTTGACGAACAAGGAAACGTGCTGACACCGAACACGGTGCTGCTGCTGCTGGCGCGTCACTTAGTCAAAAACAAAGGCAAAACTGGTGCAATTGTCCGCACCGTTGCCACCACCCACCTGCTGGATAACCTCGCTGCTAAGTACGGCTTGGAAATCTACGAAACAGCAGTAGGCTTTAAATACATCGGCGAGAAAATGCGCGAGACGCAGGTATTGATCGGCGGCGAAGAATCGGGCGGATTGAGCATTATCGGACATATTCCCGAAAAAGACGGTATTTTAGCCGATATGCTGGTGGCAGAAGCGATCGCTTACGAAGGCAAGCCTTTAAGTCAGCTAGTAGAAGAAGTAATCGCAGAAGCCGATGGCCCTCTGTACAACAAACGTCTCGATTTACACTTAAATGACGCCCACAAAGCCGCTGTCATCAATGATTTCACTAAAAATCCCCCAGCAGAAGTGGCAGGAATTAAAGTGAAAGAAGTAGGGCGCAAAGACGGGATTAAACTCTACTTAGAAGAAGGCAGTTGGATACTCCTGCGTCCTTCCGGAACAGAACCGCTAATGCGGGTTTATCTAGAAACGAATACTCCAGAAAAAATGACCCAAATTGCCCAGCAAATGGAACAAACCATTAACCAACTGGAACCCGTCATAGTCTAA
- a CDS encoding DUF4351 domain-containing protein: protein MIDHDRLFKELLTTFFGEFIELFLPEVATYLERDSIEFLDKEVFTDVTAGERYEADLIVKAQFQGQESFFLIHVENQAQHQTDFGKRMFRYFSRLSEKFDLPVYPVVVFSYNSPKTSEPNVYQVAFPNKVVLQFNYDVIQLNQLNWRDFVQQPNPVASALMAKMNIEPSDRRRVKFECLRLLATLRLDPAKMQLISGFIDTYLRLSTEQERLLRADIARMEPTEQEVIMRIVTSWMEEGIEQGKQQEALSLVMRLLPRRIGAVAPELQQRIQQLSQTQLEDLAEALLDFSSAADLEDWLHQFATE from the coding sequence ATGATTGACCATGACCGCTTATTTAAGGAACTCCTCACAACCTTTTTTGGGGAGTTCATAGAGTTATTTTTGCCAGAAGTAGCAACTTATCTGGAACGCGACTCCATAGAGTTTTTAGACAAAGAAGTCTTTACAGATGTTACTGCTGGCGAGCGTTATGAAGCTGATTTAATCGTCAAAGCTCAATTTCAAGGTCAGGAATCTTTTTTTCTAATTCATGTAGAAAACCAAGCTCAACATCAAACTGACTTTGGCAAGCGGATGTTCCGCTATTTCTCCCGCTTGTCTGAAAAATTCGATCTGCCTGTGTATCCTGTAGTGGTGTTTTCTTATAACAGTCCAAAAACTTCAGAACCTAACGTTTATCAGGTGGCTTTTCCCAATAAAGTCGTTTTGCAGTTCAACTATGATGTCATTCAGCTAAATCAGCTTAATTGGCGGGATTTTGTGCAGCAACCCAATCCAGTTGCTAGTGCCCTAATGGCGAAAATGAATATAGAGCCAAGCGATCGCCGCCGCGTAAAATTTGAATGTTTGCGTCTTTTGGCTACTTTGAGGCTAGATCCCGCCAAGATGCAATTAATTTCTGGATTTATTGACACTTACCTGCGCTTAAGTACAGAACAGGAAAGGCTTTTAAGAGCTGACATTGCTAGGATGGAGCCAACTGAGCAGGAGGTCATTATGCGAATTGTCACTAGCTGGATGGAAGAAGGTATTGAACAGGGAAAGCAACAAGAGGCACTGTCACTGGTTATGCGCCTATTGCCTCGGCGAATTGGCGCAGTTGCCCCTGAGTTACAACAGCGCATTCAGCAGCTATCTCAGACTCAGTTAGAGGATTTAGCAGAAGCGCTTTTGGATTTTTCATCGGCGGCAGATTTGGAGGATTGGTTACACCAGTTTGCAACTGAGTAA
- the polA gene encoding DNA polymerase I, which translates to MSQSTSASNPSNSAASSSDMRPVFILVDGHSLAFRAYFAFAKGRDGGLKTKTGIPTSVCFGFLKSLLEVIASQQPQAMAIAFDLGLPTFRHEADDTYKADRAETPEDFIIDLKNLHDLLDAFNLPIVTAPGYEADDVLGTLSQKASAAGYRVKIVTGDRDLFQLVDTAKEISVLYLGQTFWQRGSNTGPVEFGPEEVKEKLKGITPEQVVDYKALCGDASDNIPGVKGIGDKTAVKLLTEYGSLDGIYASLDEIKGAVKQKLEAGKEEAYRSQHLARIVLDVPLDVSLEDCPLKGFDNAELEPLLEKLEFRTYLSRIKQLQQAFGGVAEEAKPVESKEELEEISFDDGDLWFFSAADTEAASKADTNAANQISAQIIDTPEKLTELIKQLQSCTDPDKPVAWDTETDALEPRDAQLVGIGCCWGIEPSEVAYIPTGHKTGENLDKTAVLEALRPILESVDYPKSLQNTKFDRLVLRCQGINLAGVVFDTMLASYVLNPENSHNLGDLVLRHLELSISNYADVVPKGKTIADMDIQTVAYYCGMQVYATFQLVLKLREKLEEVPALERLLREVEQPLEPVLAQMEYVGIRIDPAYLQTLSQELEKDLAGIEQKAYQEAGEKFSLGSPKQLSQILFDKLKLDTKKSRKIQSGYSTDAATLEKLQGDHPLVDAVLEYRTLSKLKSTYVDALPLLIRPDTQRVHTNFNQTGTTTGRLSSSNPNLQNIPIRTAFSRRIRKGFVPETGWLLVAADYSQIELRILAHLSQEPVLIEAYQQNEDIHSVTARLLLEKDTVTSEERRLGKIINFGVIYGMGAQRFAREAGVKATEGRLFIERFNERYRKVFEYLERVKREAIAHGYVETILGRRRYFNFEGGSLRKLQGSNPDEINLDKLRNLGQADAGSLRAAANAPIQGSSADIIKIAMDKLHKVLQNYQARLLLQVHDELVLEVPPSEWEELQLKIRSTMENAVSLSVPLVVDVRAGQNWMETK; encoded by the coding sequence ATGTCTCAATCTACCTCTGCCTCCAACCCCTCTAACTCCGCCGCTAGCTCATCTGATATGCGGCCTGTCTTCATCCTGGTGGATGGTCACTCGTTAGCCTTCCGCGCCTACTTTGCCTTTGCTAAAGGGCGGGATGGAGGCTTAAAAACAAAGACTGGGATTCCTACCAGTGTTTGTTTTGGCTTCCTCAAGTCGTTACTGGAAGTAATAGCATCCCAGCAACCTCAGGCGATGGCGATCGCATTCGACCTCGGCCTACCCACTTTCCGCCACGAAGCCGACGATACCTATAAAGCTGACCGCGCTGAGACGCCAGAAGACTTTATCATCGACCTGAAAAATCTTCACGACCTTTTAGATGCCTTCAATCTGCCAATTGTGACGGCACCGGGGTATGAGGCAGATGATGTCTTGGGAACGCTGTCACAAAAGGCGAGTGCTGCCGGGTATCGGGTGAAGATTGTTACGGGTGACAGAGATTTATTTCAACTGGTTGACACTGCAAAGGAAATTAGCGTTCTTTATCTCGGTCAAACCTTCTGGCAACGTGGCAGCAATACAGGACCAGTAGAATTTGGGCCAGAGGAAGTTAAAGAGAAACTAAAGGGCATTACACCAGAGCAGGTTGTCGATTACAAAGCTTTGTGTGGCGACGCCTCCGACAATATCCCCGGTGTCAAGGGAATTGGCGACAAAACAGCCGTGAAGTTGCTTACAGAATACGGCTCCCTGGATGGGATTTATGCCTCATTGGATGAGATTAAAGGAGCAGTCAAACAGAAGCTGGAAGCCGGGAAAGAAGAGGCATACCGTTCCCAGCACTTGGCAAGGATCGTTCTTGATGTCCCTCTAGACGTTAGTTTAGAAGACTGCCCGCTGAAGGGATTTGATAACGCCGAGCTAGAACCGCTGCTAGAAAAGTTAGAGTTTAGGACTTATCTAAGCCGAATTAAGCAGTTGCAGCAGGCATTTGGCGGTGTGGCAGAGGAAGCTAAACCCGTTGAATCTAAAGAAGAACTTGAAGAAATCAGTTTTGATGATGGCGACCTCTGGTTTTTCAGTGCCGCTGATACCGAAGCGGCTAGCAAGGCAGACACAAATGCTGCGAATCAGATTAGCGCCCAAATTATTGATACTCCAGAAAAACTGACAGAACTGATAAAGCAGCTGCAAAGTTGCACCGACCCTGACAAACCAGTAGCGTGGGATACGGAAACGGATGCCCTAGAGCCACGAGATGCCCAACTGGTGGGGATTGGCTGCTGCTGGGGCATCGAGCCATCTGAAGTTGCTTATATTCCCACGGGTCACAAAACTGGTGAAAATCTGGATAAAACGGCTGTCTTAGAAGCGTTGCGTCCGATTCTCGAAAGTGTTGACTATCCCAAATCGTTGCAGAACACCAAATTTGACCGGCTGGTGTTGCGCTGTCAGGGAATTAACTTGGCTGGGGTGGTGTTTGATACGATGCTTGCCAGCTACGTGCTAAATCCAGAAAACAGCCACAATCTCGGCGACTTAGTCTTACGGCATCTGGAGTTAAGTATCAGTAATTATGCGGATGTGGTGCCCAAAGGCAAAACGATTGCCGATATGGATATTCAGACGGTAGCCTACTACTGCGGGATGCAAGTCTATGCCACATTCCAGTTGGTACTAAAGCTACGAGAAAAATTAGAGGAAGTCCCCGCTCTTGAACGGTTGTTACGGGAAGTAGAACAACCTTTAGAGCCAGTTTTAGCCCAGATGGAATATGTGGGCATCCGGATCGATCCAGCCTATCTCCAGACACTCTCTCAAGAACTGGAAAAGGATTTAGCAGGAATTGAGCAAAAAGCTTATCAGGAAGCTGGAGAAAAATTTAGCTTGGGTTCACCGAAACAACTGAGCCAAATTTTATTTGACAAGCTCAAGTTAGATACTAAAAAGTCTCGGAAAATTCAGTCGGGTTATTCTACAGATGCCGCAACGCTAGAAAAACTGCAAGGCGATCATCCACTGGTCGATGCCGTTTTAGAGTACCGCACCCTCTCTAAGCTGAAATCTACTTACGTGGACGCTTTACCCTTGCTGATAAGACCCGATACTCAGCGGGTGCATACAAATTTTAATCAGACAGGGACGACGACAGGGCGATTGTCTTCTTCTAATCCCAACTTACAAAATATTCCTATCCGCACAGCGTTTAGTCGGCGAATTCGCAAAGGATTTGTGCCAGAAACTGGCTGGCTACTGGTTGCTGCTGACTATTCGCAAATTGAGTTGCGGATTTTGGCTCACTTGAGCCAAGAGCCGGTGCTGATTGAGGCATACCAGCAAAATGAAGATATTCACAGTGTCACCGCTCGGCTGTTGTTGGAGAAGGATACGGTGACATCTGAAGAGCGCCGATTGGGGAAAATTATCAATTTCGGCGTAATTTACGGAATGGGGGCGCAGCGATTTGCGCGGGAAGCTGGGGTGAAGGCGACAGAAGGGAGATTGTTTATCGAGCGGTTTAACGAGCGCTACCGTAAGGTTTTTGAATATTTGGAGCGGGTGAAGCGGGAAGCGATCGCTCACGGTTATGTCGAGACTATTCTAGGACGCCGCCGTTACTTTAACTTTGAGGGCGGCAGTCTCCGCAAGCTCCAAGGTAGCAATCCCGATGAAATTAACCTTGACAAACTCCGTAATTTGGGACAAGCTGACGCCGGTTCGCTACGCGCTGCCGCTAATGCTCCCATCCAAGGTTCTAGCGCCGATATCATCAAGATTGCAATGGATAAACTGCACAAAGTTTTGCAGAATTATCAGGCGCGTTTGCTATTGCAAGTTCACGATGAATTAGTGCTTGAAGTTCCTCCCTCTGAATGGGAAGAATTACAGCTTAAAATTCGTTCCACGATGGAAAATGCGGTTTCTTTGAGTGTGCCTTTAGTCGTTGATGTGCGTGCAGGGCAGAATTGGATGGAAACGAAGTAA
- a CDS encoding Npun_F5560 family protein, which yields MSQTDTPNLQTLQSDATRLREELQMRDQLVQQLSQELFRLVKGNANFMPRPEVSERHMAQMRALREQLQEVEQQVTFYQEQITTRDTEIYQLRQSVQELTDRSRMLEQVVQELPQIYRQKFAERMAPVREKVAMLQRENRQLHAELQSVSYRLAVRTRRTTTGLDLPSFPRTGVRNSPIPTFGHA from the coding sequence GTGAGCCAGACAGACACGCCAAACCTACAAACGCTTCAATCTGACGCAACTCGCCTGCGCGAAGAGTTGCAGATGCGAGATCAACTGGTTCAGCAGTTGTCTCAAGAACTATTCCGGCTGGTTAAGGGCAATGCTAATTTTATGCCCAGACCGGAAGTTTCTGAGCGGCACATGGCTCAGATGAGAGCGCTGCGAGAACAACTGCAAGAGGTCGAGCAGCAGGTAACGTTCTACCAGGAACAGATTACAACCCGTGACACCGAGATTTATCAATTGCGGCAGTCTGTACAGGAATTAACCGACCGCAGCCGGATGCTAGAGCAAGTGGTGCAGGAGTTACCACAGATTTATCGCCAGAAATTTGCCGAACGCATGGCACCCGTGCGAGAAAAAGTGGCGATGCTGCAACGGGAAAACCGTCAACTCCATGCCGAGTTGCAAAGTGTCAGCTACCGTCTAGCTGTCAGAACCCGCCGCACGACGACCGGACTCGATCTGCCCAGTTTCCCGCGTACGGGTGTTCGTAATAGCCCGATTCCAACCTTTGGTCATGCGTAA
- a CDS encoding thermonuclease family protein translates to MTGTRKLIQNSLIWTGAVVLILGLVGCEAIFGSPTYPVKRVSDGDTLAVTDRSGKNINVRFACVDAPEVPHSSKEKASKKAVDQNQFKWGIKTQQRLQELVQQGGDRVRLTVTDTDRYGRKVSEVRLPDGTFVQEVLAKEGLVLVYRQYLKDCPSAAIVEQAEAEAKKSRRGIWRDSKFLPPWEYRSESK, encoded by the coding sequence ATGACCGGCACTCGCAAACTCATCCAAAATTCTCTCATCTGGACTGGTGCAGTTGTTCTCATCCTTGGATTGGTGGGATGTGAAGCTATTTTTGGTTCTCCTACTTACCCGGTTAAGCGAGTCAGCGATGGAGATACTCTCGCCGTAACGGATCGCAGTGGGAAAAACATCAACGTGCGTTTTGCTTGTGTGGATGCTCCGGAAGTTCCCCATTCTAGTAAGGAAAAAGCAAGCAAAAAAGCAGTAGATCAAAATCAATTCAAGTGGGGAATAAAAACCCAGCAACGATTGCAAGAATTGGTACAGCAAGGAGGCGATCGCGTTCGCTTAACTGTGACTGATACTGATAGGTACGGGCGTAAAGTTAGCGAGGTGCGCCTGCCTGATGGAACTTTTGTTCAGGAAGTGTTGGCAAAAGAGGGACTGGTACTGGTGTATCGTCAGTATCTAAAAGATTGCCCTAGCGCTGCTATCGTTGAGCAAGCAGAAGCTGAGGCGAAAAAGAGTCGGCGCGGCATTTGGCGTGACTCCAAGTTTCTGCCGCCGTGGGAGTATCGCAGTGAGAGTAAGTAG
- a CDS encoding iron uptake porin has protein sequence MILKIIFKKIICSSLKYGLFSLILVSGFVSQTAYSADVDKTPQGSKEISTFLKTDSDLPNLDNQPDNNTTLQQVEELEEENAEESDAAEASMEQVTNVSQLTDVEPTDWAYEALRSLIERYGCIAGYPDSTYRGNRALTRYEFAAGLNACLEQITNLVPIATADGIRQEELATLQRLQSEFAIELASLRGSVGSLEARTAEIEATQFSTTTKLSGLTIVGVQGRSNNRADLFPRDGKKETDDRGTNINVINFNQLYLTTQFDERSYLLAGLQASQGTTAPRLTNDVLLSYELFNDNDAILSDLNYRFLLTDKFAVLVGTEGVNMAYAFRGPNRVESAATGPISAFAQRNPILNIGFGRGGIGFDWQFAKRASLQAVYSTTIPGFFHSDGQPDGHNTAGVQLALTPTDPLDITLYYVNDYSPNGSLLTGIGDDQLSAINPLTGNSASLQTNAVGATINWRITPRISLGGWAGYTNSHIPGRSGNVKTTNYMVYLNFPDLFGQGNLGGIYIGQPPKIVSSDLPVGNNIPDFFNTGLGREGGQPGTTTHVEAFYRWQATDNISITPGVVFIFEPGHTPASDPIAVGILRTSFSF, from the coding sequence ATGATATTGAAAATTATATTCAAAAAAATTATTTGTTCAAGTTTGAAATACGGGTTATTTAGCTTGATTTTAGTCAGTGGCTTTGTCTCTCAAACTGCTTATTCTGCGGATGTAGATAAAACTCCTCAAGGTAGCAAAGAAATTAGTACGTTTCTAAAGACAGATTCAGATTTACCAAATTTGGATAATCAGCCTGATAACAACACGACTTTGCAACAGGTGGAGGAACTAGAGGAGGAAAATGCAGAAGAGTCAGACGCTGCTGAAGCTTCGATGGAGCAAGTGACCAATGTTTCTCAGCTGACAGACGTGGAACCCACAGATTGGGCATATGAAGCACTGCGATCGCTTATCGAACGCTATGGCTGTATCGCGGGCTATCCGGACAGTACTTATCGTGGTAATCGTGCCCTAACGCGGTATGAATTTGCTGCCGGGTTAAATGCTTGTTTGGAGCAAATTACTAACCTGGTTCCGATAGCAACTGCTGATGGAATCAGACAAGAGGAATTGGCTACCTTACAGCGATTGCAATCAGAATTTGCAATCGAATTGGCCAGTCTTCGGGGTTCCGTGGGTAGCTTGGAAGCTCGCACTGCGGAAATAGAAGCAACCCAATTTTCTACAACCACTAAATTGAGCGGACTGACAATTGTTGGCGTTCAAGGGCGTAGCAACAATCGCGCCGATTTATTTCCTAGAGATGGCAAAAAAGAGACTGATGATCGGGGTACAAATATTAACGTAATTAATTTTAATCAGCTGTATCTAACTACCCAATTTGACGAACGTAGTTACCTGTTAGCAGGTCTCCAAGCGAGTCAAGGAACCACTGCACCTCGACTAACTAACGATGTCCTACTGAGCTATGAATTGTTTAATGATAACGATGCGATTTTGAGCGATCTAAACTACCGTTTCCTCCTCACCGACAAATTTGCTGTTCTCGTGGGGACAGAAGGAGTAAATATGGCTTACGCTTTCCGAGGCCCAAATCGTGTGGAAAGCGCTGCTACAGGTCCAATTTCTGCTTTTGCCCAAAGAAACCCAATTCTGAATATTGGCTTTGGTCGTGGCGGTATCGGTTTTGATTGGCAATTTGCTAAACGTGCCAGTTTGCAGGCGGTTTACTCAACTACTATTCCAGGATTTTTTCATAGCGATGGACAACCTGACGGGCACAATACCGCAGGTGTCCAACTAGCGCTTACCCCAACCGATCCGCTTGATATCACTTTGTATTATGTTAATGACTACTCTCCCAATGGTTCTTTGCTGACTGGGATTGGAGACGACCAGTTGAGTGCTATTAATCCACTGACTGGTAATTCAGCATCCCTGCAAACTAATGCCGTTGGTGCCACGATTAACTGGCGAATTACGCCGCGCATTTCGTTAGGTGGATGGGCTGGTTATACCAATTCCCACATTCCCGGAAGATCGGGAAATGTAAAAACAACTAACTATATGGTGTATCTCAATTTTCCCGATTTATTTGGACAAGGAAATTTGGGAGGAATTTATATTGGACAACCACCAAAAATTGTTAGCAGCGATTTGCCCGTAGGAAATAATATCCCTGACTTTTTCAATACGGGTTTGGGCAGAGAAGGAGGACAACCTGGAACGACCACTCATGTAGAAGCGTTCTATCGTTGGCAGGCAACGGACAACATTAGCATCACGCCAGGGGTAGTCTTTATTTTTGAACCGGGACATACACCCGCTAGCGACCCAATCGCTGTAGGTATATTACGGACTAGCTTCTCCTTCTAG
- the tsaB gene encoding tRNA (adenosine(37)-N6)-threonylcarbamoyltransferase complex dimerization subunit type 1 TsaB, protein MNSVKLDPTKYGLALHTSSPELGLALNNFSGDSRCQTWDLGRDLSTHLHHHLAEFIQPQMWADLKFICVAVGPGSFTGTRIGVVTARTLAQQLDIPLFSVSTLASVAWSEVGKSKQQGNGNSEESSLSNAIAVQLPAQRGQLFTAIYQVLPSSSGLAQMLPDSVMTPAVWQQTLDSWHPYQLIDIAAGAGLGATVSSLLELAYLDWQQGKRPHWSEALPFYGQHPVEEKTSG, encoded by the coding sequence ATAAATTCCGTGAAGCTCGATCCAACAAAATACGGCTTAGCACTACATACCAGCAGTCCTGAACTAGGTCTAGCACTCAATAACTTTTCTGGAGATTCGCGCTGTCAAACTTGGGATTTAGGGCGCGATTTATCCACTCATTTACATCATCATCTGGCTGAGTTTATTCAGCCGCAGATGTGGGCTGATTTGAAATTTATCTGTGTAGCAGTAGGTCCAGGCAGCTTTACAGGGACTCGCATCGGTGTTGTTACAGCGCGGACACTGGCGCAACAGTTAGATATTCCCCTATTTTCCGTCTCTACACTGGCATCTGTGGCTTGGTCAGAAGTCGGTAAAAGTAAACAGCAAGGCAATGGAAACAGTGAAGAATCTTCACTCAGTAATGCGATCGCTGTCCAATTGCCAGCTCAACGGGGTCAATTATTTACCGCCATTTATCAGGTATTGCCATCCAGTTCCGGACTCGCTCAGATGTTACCAGATAGCGTGATGACACCGGCAGTATGGCAACAAACGCTGGACAGTTGGCATCCCTATCAGCTAATTGATATCGCTGCTGGGGCTGGGCTAGGGGCAACCGTTTCGAGCCTACTAGAACTAGCCTATCTAGATTGGCAACAGGGGAAGCGTCCCCACTGGTCAGAAGCGCTACCCTTTTATGGTCAACACCCCGTTGAGGAGAAAACATCTGGGTAG
- a CDS encoding LapA family protein: MKALTNLLTSLILASSIAAIALLSIQNITPVSVKFLTFQSIRMPVGVVLAFSAGAGAIGSAIVPIVWGSPSSNQSQSEDASEYADEDF; encoded by the coding sequence ATGAAAGCCCTTACCAACCTGCTTACCTCGCTGATTTTAGCCAGTTCCATCGCAGCGATCGCTCTGTTGTCCATTCAAAACATCACGCCGGTATCGGTGAAATTTCTAACTTTCCAGTCGATCCGGATGCCAGTAGGCGTCGTGCTAGCGTTTAGTGCTGGCGCGGGGGCGATTGGGAGTGCAATCGTGCCCATTGTTTGGGGATCGCCTTCCAGTAATCAGTCTCAATCAGAAGATGCCAGTGAGTATGCTGACGAAGACTTTTGA